The following are from one region of the Nicotiana tabacum cultivar K326 chromosome 3, ASM71507v2, whole genome shotgun sequence genome:
- the LOC107810943 gene encoding U-box domain-containing protein 45: MGSEGENSVQLNTTDATDGMFDGPIRRTTSSSAVQQTLFLIHSDDLTLKVQAAKEIRRLTKTSQRYRRHFSNAVKPLVDMLRSESFESNEAALLALLNLAVKDEGNKISIINAGALEPIIGFLQSENATLQDHATASLLTLSASPATKPIISASGVFPLLVEIIRHGSSQAKADAVMALSNLSTYQDNLLLVLRAQPIASTISLLKSCKKSSKTTERCTALIESLVCYEEGRNALISEDGGVLAVVEVLESGSPQSREHAVGALLTMCQSDRSKYREPILREGVIPGLLELTVQGTAKSRTKAQTLLRLLRDTPYPRSELEPDTLENIVSNLISQIDCEEQSGKAKEMLAEMVQVSMEQSLRHLQQRALVCTPADLSVPSCVSKITSK; the protein is encoded by the exons ATGGGTTCGGAGGGCGAGAATTCTGTGCAACTGAATACTACCGATGCCACCGACGGTATGTTTGATGGTCCTATTCGGCGAACGACGTCGTCTTCGGCAGTTCAACAAACCCTTTTTCTCATTCATTCCGATGACCTCACTTTGAAAGTTCAGGCGGCTAAGGAGATCCGCCGTCTAACCAAGACTTCTCAACGTTACCGCCGTCATTTCTCTAACGCCGTTAAACCCCTCGTCGATATGCTCCGTTCTGAATCTTTTGAGTCTAACGAAGCTGCTCTTCTTGCCCTCCTTAATCTAGCTGTTAAAGATGAAGG AAACAAGATAAGTATCATAAATGCTGGTGCTCTGGAACCCATCATTGGCTTTCTTCAATCAGAGAATGCAACTCTCCAGGATCATGCTACTGCTTCGTTGCTCACATTATCTGCTTCTCCTGCCACGAAACCCATTATTAGTGCTTCTGGTGTTTTCCCTCTACTTGTGGAAATCATAAGGCACGGCAGTTCGCAAGCTAAGGCTGATGCTGTGATGGCTCTTTCCAATCTGTCAACTTATCAAGATAATCTACTCTTAGTTCTGCGGGCACAACCAATTGCTTCTACAATTTCTCTGCTTAAATCCTGTAAAAAGTCTTCAAAAACTACTGAAAGGTGCACCGCTCTGATAGAATCTTTGGTGTGTTATGAAGAGGGTAGGAATGCATTGATATCTGAAGATGGGGGAGTGCTTGCAGTGGTGGAAGTGCTTGAAAGTGGATCTCCTCAAAGCCGAGAACATGCTGTAGGAGCTCTCCTGACAATGTGTCAGAGTGATCGCTCTAAATACCGAGAACCAATTCTCAGAGAAGGTGTAATCCCTGGGCTCCTTGAGCTGACTGTTCAAGGAACAGCCAAGTCTCGGACAAAAGCACAAACACTTTTGAGGTTGCTGAGAGATACTCCTTACCCAAGGTCTGAGCTTGAGCCTGACACATTAGAGAACATTGTCTCCAATCTTATATCTCAGATAGATTGCGAAGAGCAATCAGGAAAAGCAAAGGAGATGCTCGCTGAGATGGTACAAGTTAGCATGGAACAGAGTTTGAGACATTTACAGCAAAGGGCGCTGGTATGCACTCCAGCTGATCTTTCTGTTCCTAGTTGTGTctccaaaattacttcaaaaTGA